A genomic stretch from Mycobacterium malmoense includes:
- a CDS encoding GMC oxidoreductase, whose translation MRPDYDVLIIGSGFGGSVSALRLTEKGYRVGVLEAGRRFSDEEFAKTSWDLRKFLWAPKLGCYGIQRIHPLRNVMILAGAGVGGGSLNYANTLYVPPEPFFKDRQWSHITDWRDELMPHYEQAQRMLGVVENPTFTDADRIVKEVADEMGFGDTFVPTPVGVFFGPDGTKTPGKRVPDPYFGGAGPERTGCLECGCCMTGCRYGAKNTLVKNYLGLAESAGAQVIPMTTVKGFGQRSDGLWEVRTVRTGSWLRRDRRTYTAAHLILAAGTWGTQHLLFKMRDAGKLARLSKQLGVLTRTNSESIVGAATREVLPDLDLTHGVAITSSIHPTPDTHIEPVRYGKGSNAMGLLQTLMTDGPDPEGPPGSSVPRWKQLWDQGREDPRGLLRMLNVHQWSERTLIALVMQHLDNSITTFTKRGKLGIRWYSSKQGHGEPNPSWIPIGNEVTRRIAAKVDGVAGGTWGELFNIPLTAHFLGGAVIGDSPENGVIDPYHRVYGYPSLFVVDGAAISANLGVNPSLSITAQAERAASLWPNKGEIDQRPLQGDTYRRLAPIPPEHPVVPTGAPGALRWLPIDPVSTAG comes from the coding sequence ATGAGGCCGGATTACGACGTTCTGATCATCGGCTCGGGGTTCGGGGGCAGCGTCAGCGCACTACGGCTGACGGAAAAGGGCTATCGCGTAGGCGTATTGGAAGCCGGCCGCCGCTTCTCCGACGAGGAGTTCGCCAAGACGTCCTGGGACCTGCGCAAGTTCCTCTGGGCGCCCAAGCTGGGCTGTTACGGCATCCAGCGCATCCACCCGCTGCGCAACGTGATGATCCTGGCGGGCGCGGGGGTGGGCGGCGGCTCGCTGAACTACGCCAACACGTTGTACGTGCCGCCGGAGCCGTTCTTCAAGGACCGGCAGTGGTCGCACATCACCGACTGGCGTGACGAGCTGATGCCCCACTACGAACAGGCGCAGCGAATGCTGGGCGTGGTGGAAAACCCGACGTTCACCGACGCCGACCGCATCGTCAAGGAGGTCGCCGACGAGATGGGATTCGGCGACACCTTCGTGCCGACACCGGTCGGGGTCTTCTTCGGCCCCGACGGCACCAAGACGCCGGGCAAGAGGGTGCCCGACCCGTACTTCGGCGGCGCCGGTCCGGAGCGCACCGGCTGCCTGGAATGCGGCTGCTGCATGACGGGCTGTCGCTACGGCGCCAAGAACACACTGGTGAAAAACTACCTCGGTCTCGCGGAATCAGCTGGCGCGCAAGTGATTCCGATGACGACGGTGAAGGGTTTCGGGCAGCGCTCCGACGGACTGTGGGAGGTGCGCACCGTCCGCACCGGCAGTTGGCTGCGCCGCGACCGGCGCACCTACACCGCCGCGCACCTGATCCTGGCCGCGGGCACGTGGGGCACGCAGCACCTGCTGTTCAAGATGCGGGACGCTGGGAAGTTGGCCCGGCTGTCAAAACAACTCGGCGTGTTGACCCGGACCAACTCCGAGTCGATCGTGGGGGCGGCGACGCGCGAGGTCTTGCCCGATCTGGACCTGACCCACGGGGTGGCGATCACGTCGTCGATTCACCCGACGCCGGACACCCACATCGAGCCCGTCCGCTATGGCAAGGGCTCCAACGCGATGGGGCTGTTGCAGACCCTGATGACCGACGGCCCAGACCCGGAGGGTCCCCCAGGCAGCTCCGTGCCGCGGTGGAAGCAGTTGTGGGACCAGGGCCGCGAAGATCCGCGCGGCCTACTGCGGATGCTCAATGTCCACCAGTGGAGCGAGCGAACGCTGATCGCGCTGGTGATGCAGCACCTGGACAACTCGATCACCACGTTTACCAAGCGCGGCAAGCTCGGCATCCGCTGGTATTCGAGCAAGCAGGGACACGGCGAGCCGAACCCATCGTGGATCCCGATCGGCAACGAGGTCACCCGCCGCATCGCCGCCAAGGTCGACGGCGTGGCCGGCGGCACCTGGGGCGAACTGTTCAACATCCCGCTGACGGCCCACTTCCTTGGTGGGGCGGTGATCGGGGACAGCCCCGAAAACGGCGTCATCGACCCGTATCACCGGGTCTACGGCTACCCCAGCCTGTTCGTGGTGGACGGCGCCGCGATCTCGGCGAACCTGGGCGTCAACCCGTCGCTGTCCATCACCGCGCAGGCCGAGCGGGCCGCCTCGCTGTGGCCCAACAAGGGCGAGATCGATCAGCGGCCGCTGCAGGGTGACACCTACCGGCGCCTGGCGCCGATCCCACCCGAGCACCCGGTGGTGCCCACCGGGGCGCCGGGCGCGCTGCGTTGGCTGCCGATCGATCCGGTCAGCACGGCGGGCTAG
- a CDS encoding TauD/TfdA dioxygenase family protein, which produces MTQAITVTKLGSRIGARIDGVQLGGDLDPAAVEEIHQALLTHKVIFFRGQHHLDDDQQLAFAGLLGTPIGHPAAAAFGAHDAHAPIITPINSEWGKATQWHTDVTFAANYPAASILRAITLPSYGGSTLWASTAAAYEHLPEPLKHLVENLWAVHTNQFDYAITEVESLTEIQQAFADAFQKKEFRTEHPVVRVHPETGERTLLAGNFIRNFVGLDSYESSVLFELLHRRITLPENTIRWNWEPGDVAIWDNRATQHRAIDDYGDQPRLMHRVTLLGDVPVNVHGERSRVLSGAPLEAIAS; this is translated from the coding sequence ATGACACAGGCGATAACCGTCACCAAGCTGGGCAGCCGGATCGGTGCCCGTATCGACGGGGTGCAACTCGGCGGCGACCTGGACCCGGCCGCCGTCGAAGAGATCCACCAGGCGTTGTTGACCCACAAGGTGATCTTCTTCCGCGGCCAGCACCACCTCGACGACGACCAACAGCTCGCGTTCGCCGGGCTGCTGGGCACCCCGATCGGCCACCCGGCCGCGGCCGCCTTCGGGGCCCATGATGCCCATGCCCCGATCATCACCCCGATCAACTCCGAATGGGGCAAGGCGACCCAATGGCACACCGACGTCACGTTCGCCGCCAACTACCCGGCGGCCTCGATCCTGCGCGCGATCACGCTGCCCAGCTACGGCGGGTCGACGCTGTGGGCCTCGACCGCGGCGGCCTACGAGCACCTGCCCGAACCGCTCAAGCACCTGGTGGAGAACCTGTGGGCGGTGCACACCAACCAATTCGATTACGCGATCACCGAAGTGGAATCGCTGACCGAAATCCAGCAGGCGTTCGCGGATGCGTTCCAGAAGAAGGAGTTCCGGACCGAACACCCGGTGGTGAGAGTGCACCCGGAGACCGGTGAACGCACCCTGCTGGCCGGAAACTTCATCCGCAACTTCGTCGGGCTGGACAGCTACGAGTCAAGCGTGCTGTTCGAATTGCTGCACCGGCGAATCACCTTGCCCGAGAACACCATCCGCTGGAACTGGGAGCCGGGTGACGTCGCCATCTGGGACAACCGGGCGACGCAGCACCGGGCGATCGACGACTACGGTGACCAGCCGCGGCTCATGCACCGCGTCACCCTGTTGGGCGACGTGCCGGTCAACGTGCACGGGGAACGCAGCCGGGTGCTCAGCGGCGCCCCGCTCGAGGCGATCGCGAGCTGA
- a CDS encoding TetR/AcrR family transcriptional regulator: protein MTTSSASVSRRKIPTGQGAPTGREAVAAAILEAATDLFAERGPAATSIRDIAARSKVNHGLVFRHFGTKEQLVGAVLDHLGATTAALLQSDPSEAEAERVTDRHIRVMARTLLDGYPAGKLQSRFPGASQLFEHIRPSHDDDRSARLAVANAFALQFGWRLFAPFIRSAAGLDELTDDELREAVGAEVTRIVEPH, encoded by the coding sequence GTGACTACAAGCTCGGCAAGTGTTTCGCGCCGCAAGATTCCCACCGGGCAGGGAGCCCCCACCGGGCGGGAGGCGGTGGCGGCGGCGATCCTCGAGGCCGCCACCGACCTGTTCGCCGAGCGCGGCCCGGCCGCGACGTCGATCCGCGACATCGCCGCCCGATCGAAGGTCAACCACGGGCTGGTGTTTCGTCATTTCGGCACCAAGGAACAGCTGGTCGGTGCCGTGCTCGACCACCTGGGTGCGACGACGGCCGCGTTGCTGCAGAGCGATCCCTCGGAGGCGGAGGCGGAACGGGTGACGGACCGGCACATCCGGGTGATGGCCCGCACCCTGCTCGACGGCTACCCGGCGGGGAAGTTGCAGTCGCGATTTCCCGGCGCCTCGCAATTGTTCGAGCACATCCGTCCGAGCCACGACGACGACCGCAGCGCGCGTCTGGCCGTCGCCAATGCCTTCGCGCTGCAGTTCGGCTGGCGGTTGTTCGCGCCCTTCATACGCTCGGCGGCCGGTCTCGACGAGCTGACGGACGACGAGCTGCGGGAAGCCGTGGGCGCCGAGGTGACCCGGATCGTCGAACCTCACTGA
- a CDS encoding TIGR03086 family metal-binding protein, translating into MNEATSPIGELATEAMDLLIEAVEQIPPEGWDKPSNLEGWSVRDLVGHVTGSAAKVVALVEDEEIWRQPSRPADWTSEDPAARLRELAARLQSALPGADLDAMRTSPQGEVPLQRALAYPVSDLALHSWDIYRSRGRLVEMPADLLAFCRELVESVPENMLRRPGGFGPAQPAPEDSSPTTRLMAYLGRSVDPHA; encoded by the coding sequence ATGAACGAGGCGACCTCACCAATCGGCGAGTTAGCCACCGAGGCGATGGACCTGCTGATCGAGGCCGTGGAGCAGATTCCTCCGGAGGGCTGGGACAAGCCGTCCAACCTCGAGGGCTGGAGCGTGCGGGACCTCGTGGGTCACGTCACCGGGAGCGCGGCGAAGGTCGTGGCGTTGGTCGAAGACGAGGAGATTTGGCGGCAGCCCTCTCGGCCGGCGGACTGGACATCCGAGGACCCCGCCGCGCGGCTGCGTGAGCTGGCCGCCCGCTTGCAAAGCGCCCTGCCCGGCGCGGACCTGGACGCGATGCGGACGTCGCCGCAGGGCGAGGTCCCGCTGCAGCGCGCGCTGGCCTACCCCGTCTCCGACCTGGCCCTGCACAGCTGGGACATCTACCGCTCGCGGGGCCGGCTGGTCGAGATGCCCGCGGACCTGCTGGCGTTCTGTCGCGAGTTGGTGGAGTCGGTGCCGGAAAACATGCTGCGTCGGCCGGGCGGGTTCGGGCCGGCCCAACCCGCGCCCGAGGACTCGTCGCCGACCACCCGACTCATGGCCTACCTCGGGCGCTCGGTCGATCCGCACGCCTGA
- a CDS encoding glycoside hydrolase family 65 protein has protein sequence MITDEAFPVEPWQVRETRLDLNLLAQSESLFTLSNGHIGLRGNLDEGEPHGLPGTYLNSFYEIRPLPYAEAGYGYPEAGQTIVDVTNGKIIRLLVEDEPFDVRYGELLSHERVLDLRAGTLTRRAHWRSPAGKQVRVVSTRLVSLAQRGVAAIEYVVEAVGEFVRVTVQSELVTNEDQPVTSGDPRVSAILENPLEAVDHESTETSALLMHRTRSSALMVSAAMDHEIDVPGRVEFSTDARPDLGRTTVICGLRAGQKLRIVKYLAYGWSSMRSRPALRDQAAAAIHSARYSGWQGLLDSQRAYLDEFWDCADVEVEGDPESQQAVRFGLFHLLQASARAERRAIPAKGLTGTGYDGHAFWDTEAYVLPVLTYTAPHAVADALRWRASTLGLAKERAAELGLAGASFPWRTIRGQECSAYWPAGTAAWHINADVAMAFERYRTVTGDPSLEEECGLAVLIETARLWLSLGHHDRHGVWHLDGVTGPDEYTAIVRDNVFTNLMAAHNLITAADACNRHPEAAEAMGVTTEETAAWRDAADAVHIPYDAELGVHQQCEGFTTFAEWDFEANTTYPLLLHEAYVRLYPAQVIKQADLVLAMQWQSHAFTDEQKARNVDYYERRMVRDSSLSACTQAVMCAEVGHLELAHDYAYEAALIDLRDLHHNTRDGLHMASLAGAWTALVVGFGGLRDDEGILSLDPQLPEGISRLRFRLRWRDFRLTVDVNHSDVTYTVRDGPGHELTIRHAGDELTLNTDSPTTIAVRTRKPLLPPPQQPPGREPLHRRVVSRSQ, from the coding sequence ATGATTACTGACGAGGCATTTCCCGTCGAACCGTGGCAGGTCCGCGAGACCCGGCTCGACCTGAACCTGTTGGCCCAGTCGGAATCCCTGTTCACCTTGTCCAACGGGCACATCGGGTTGCGCGGCAACCTCGACGAAGGCGAGCCGCACGGCCTGCCCGGCACCTACCTGAACTCCTTCTACGAAATCCGGCCGCTGCCGTACGCCGAGGCCGGCTACGGCTATCCGGAGGCGGGCCAGACCATCGTCGACGTCACCAACGGCAAGATCATCAGGCTGCTGGTCGAGGACGAGCCGTTCGACGTCCGCTACGGCGAATTGCTCTCGCATGAAAGGGTTCTCGACCTGCGCGCCGGGACACTGACCCGCCGCGCGCACTGGCGCTCGCCGGCCGGCAAGCAGGTCAGGGTGGTGTCCACCCGGCTGGTGTCACTGGCTCAGCGTGGCGTGGCCGCCATCGAATACGTCGTCGAAGCGGTCGGCGAATTCGTCCGCGTGACCGTGCAGTCCGAACTGGTCACCAACGAGGACCAGCCGGTGACCTCGGGCGACCCGCGGGTGTCGGCCATTCTGGAGAACCCGCTGGAGGCCGTCGACCACGAAAGCACCGAAACTTCAGCGCTTCTCATGCATCGGACCCGCAGCAGCGCCCTGATGGTGTCCGCCGCGATGGATCACGAGATCGACGTTCCCGGGCGCGTCGAGTTCAGCACCGACGCCCGTCCCGACCTGGGGCGGACCACGGTGATCTGCGGGCTGCGTGCGGGACAGAAGCTGCGCATCGTCAAATACCTGGCGTACGGCTGGTCAAGCATGCGCTCCCGCCCGGCACTGCGCGACCAGGCCGCCGCCGCGATACACAGCGCCCGTTACAGCGGGTGGCAGGGGCTGCTGGATTCGCAACGGGCCTATCTCGACGAGTTCTGGGATTGCGCGGACGTCGAGGTCGAGGGTGACCCCGAATCCCAGCAGGCGGTCCGGTTCGGGCTGTTTCACCTGTTACAGGCCAGCGCGCGCGCCGAACGCCGCGCGATCCCCGCCAAGGGGCTCACCGGAACCGGCTACGACGGCCACGCCTTCTGGGACACCGAGGCTTACGTGTTGCCGGTGCTCACCTACACCGCGCCGCATGCCGTCGCCGACGCGCTGCGGTGGCGGGCGTCGACCCTGGGCCTGGCCAAGGAGCGGGCGGCCGAGCTCGGCCTGGCCGGGGCCAGCTTTCCCTGGCGCACCATCCGCGGCCAGGAGTGCTCGGCCTACTGGCCGGCCGGCACGGCGGCCTGGCACATCAACGCCGACGTCGCCATGGCCTTCGAGCGGTACCGCACCGTCACCGGCGACCCCTCGCTGGAGGAGGAGTGCGGCCTTGCGGTGCTGATCGAGACCGCCCGGCTGTGGCTCTCGCTCGGCCACCATGACCGGCACGGCGTCTGGCACCTCGACGGCGTCACCGGACCCGACGAATACACGGCGATCGTCCGCGACAACGTCTTCACGAACCTGATGGCGGCACACAACCTGATCACCGCCGCCGACGCCTGCAACCGTCACCCCGAAGCTGCGGAGGCGATGGGCGTCACCACCGAGGAGACCGCCGCCTGGCGCGACGCGGCCGACGCCGTCCACATTCCCTACGACGCCGAGCTGGGCGTCCATCAGCAGTGCGAGGGGTTCACCACCTTTGCGGAGTGGGACTTCGAAGCCAACACCACCTACCCGTTGCTGTTGCACGAGGCCTACGTGCGGCTCTACCCCGCCCAGGTGATCAAGCAGGCCGACCTGGTGCTGGCGATGCAGTGGCAGAGTCATGCGTTCACAGACGAACAGAAGGCGCGCAACGTCGACTACTACGAGCGGCGCATGGTGCGCGACTCGTCGCTGTCGGCCTGCACCCAGGCGGTGATGTGTGCCGAGGTCGGGCATCTGGAGCTGGCCCATGACTATGCCTACGAGGCCGCGCTGATCGACCTGCGCGACCTGCACCACAACACCCGCGACGGGTTGCACATGGCCTCGCTCGCCGGAGCCTGGACGGCGCTGGTCGTGGGGTTTGGCGGCCTGCGCGACGACGAGGGCATCCTGTCGCTGGATCCCCAACTGCCCGAAGGCATTTCGCGACTGCGGTTCCGGCTGCGGTGGCGGGATTTCCGGCTGACCGTCGACGTCAACCACTCCGACGTCACCTACACGGTTCGCGACGGGCCCGGTCACGAGCTGACCATCCGGCACGCCGGTGACGAACTCACACTGAACACCGATTCGCCGACGACCATCGCGGTGCGCACCCGCAAGCCGCTACTGCCGCCGCCGCAGCAGCCGCCGGGACGCGAGCCGCTGCACCGCCGCGTGGTGTCCCGGAGTCAGTGA
- a CDS encoding beta-phosphoglucomutase family hydrolase has translation MVEWIPPNPRYRRERGSAVLGLPEKVHACLFDLDGVLTDTASVHTKAWKVMFDAYLSQRAKRTGEKFVPFDAAADYRKYVDGKKREDGVRSFLNSRGIDLPDGTPDDPDDAETIYGLGNRKNEMFQKVLHDDGVEVFEGSRRYLEAASAAGLGIAVVSSSANTRDVLEITGLDRFVQQRVDGITLRDEHIAGKPAPDSYLRGAQMLGVGPAAAAVFEDALSGVQAGRAGNFGFVVGVDRVGQAEDLRRNGADVVVTDLAELLQS, from the coding sequence ATGGTGGAGTGGATACCGCCCAACCCCCGATACCGCAGAGAGCGAGGGTCCGCCGTGCTGGGTCTGCCGGAGAAGGTGCATGCCTGCCTGTTCGACCTCGACGGCGTGCTCACCGATACCGCGAGCGTGCATACCAAGGCCTGGAAAGTGATGTTCGACGCCTATCTGTCGCAGCGGGCCAAGCGGACGGGAGAAAAGTTCGTCCCCTTCGACGCGGCCGCGGACTACCGGAAATACGTCGACGGCAAGAAACGCGAGGACGGGGTCCGGTCGTTTTTGAACAGCCGGGGAATCGACCTGCCCGACGGCACTCCGGACGACCCCGACGACGCCGAGACGATATACGGCCTGGGCAACCGCAAGAACGAGATGTTCCAGAAGGTCCTGCACGACGACGGCGTCGAGGTGTTCGAGGGGTCGCGTCGCTATCTGGAGGCGGCCTCGGCCGCGGGGCTGGGCATCGCGGTGGTCTCCTCGAGCGCCAACACCCGCGACGTGCTCGAGATCACCGGGCTCGACCGGTTCGTCCAGCAGCGGGTGGACGGGATCACGCTGCGCGACGAGCACATCGCCGGCAAGCCGGCCCCCGACTCCTACCTGCGCGGCGCGCAGATGCTGGGCGTGGGCCCCGCCGCCGCGGCCGTCTTCGAGGACGCGCTGTCGGGCGTGCAGGCCGGCCGCGCCGGCAACTTCGGCTTCGTGGTGGGCGTCGACCGCGTGGGCCAGGCAGAAGATCTGCGCCGCAACGGCGCCGACGTGGTGGTCACCGATCTGGCCGAGCTGCTGCAGTCATGA
- the guaA gene encoding glutamine-hydrolyzing GMP synthase translates to MLVVDFGAQYAQLIARRIREARVFSEVIPHTASVEEIKARNPVAVVLSGGPASVYADGAPQLDPALFDLGVPVFGICYGFQAMAQALGGTVAHTGTSEYGRTELKVLGGELHSGLPSVQPVWMSHGDAVTAAPDGFDVVASSAGAAVAAFENRERRLAGVQYHPEVMHTPHGQQVLNRFLHDFAGLGAEWTPANIAGALIERVRAQIGDGQAICGLSGGVDSAVAAALVQRAIGDRLTCVFVDHGLLRAGERAQVQRDFVAATGANLVTVDAADTFLEALSGVTNPEGKRKIIGRQFIRAFEGAVRDVLGDKPVEFLVQGTLYPDVVESGGGSGTANIKSHHNVGGLPGDLKFTLVEPLRLLFKDEVRAVGRELGLPEEIVARQPFPGPGLGIRIVGEVTAGRLDTLRRADSIAREELTAAGLDNLIWQCPVVLLADVRSVGVQGDNRTYGHPIVLRPVSSEDAMTADWTRVPYEVLERISTRITNEVPEVNRVVLDITSKPPGTIEWE, encoded by the coding sequence GTGTTGGTGGTCGACTTCGGTGCGCAGTATGCGCAGTTGATCGCGCGCCGGATCCGCGAGGCGCGGGTCTTTTCCGAAGTGATCCCGCACACCGCCTCGGTCGAGGAGATCAAGGCCCGTAACCCGGTGGCGGTCGTGCTTTCCGGCGGGCCGGCCAGTGTCTACGCCGACGGCGCCCCGCAGCTCGATCCGGCGCTGTTCGACCTCGGGGTGCCGGTGTTCGGCATCTGCTATGGGTTTCAGGCCATGGCCCAGGCGCTGGGCGGTACGGTCGCCCACACCGGCACCAGCGAGTACGGCCGCACCGAGCTGAAAGTCCTTGGCGGCGAACTGCATTCGGGACTGCCCAGTGTCCAACCGGTCTGGATGAGCCACGGCGATGCCGTGACGGCCGCCCCGGACGGGTTCGACGTGGTGGCCAGCAGCGCGGGTGCGGCGGTGGCCGCCTTCGAAAATCGCGAGCGGCGCCTGGCCGGGGTGCAGTATCACCCGGAGGTGATGCACACCCCGCATGGGCAGCAGGTGCTTAATCGGTTTCTGCACGACTTCGCCGGGCTCGGGGCGGAGTGGACGCCCGCCAACATCGCCGGTGCGCTAATTGAACGGGTGCGTGCCCAGATCGGCGACGGCCAGGCGATCTGCGGGCTGTCCGGCGGGGTGGATTCGGCCGTGGCCGCCGCGCTGGTGCAGCGCGCCATCGGCGACCGGCTGACCTGTGTCTTCGTCGACCATGGGCTGCTGCGGGCCGGCGAACGCGCGCAGGTGCAGCGGGATTTCGTCGCCGCCACCGGCGCCAACCTGGTCACCGTCGACGCCGCGGACACCTTCCTCGAGGCGCTGTCGGGGGTGACCAACCCCGAGGGCAAGCGCAAGATCATCGGCCGGCAGTTCATCCGGGCCTTCGAGGGCGCGGTGCGGGATGTGTTGGGGGACAAGCCGGTTGAGTTTCTGGTGCAGGGCACGCTGTACCCGGACGTGGTGGAGTCCGGCGGGGGCAGCGGGACGGCGAACATCAAGAGCCACCACAACGTCGGCGGCCTGCCCGGTGACCTGAAGTTCACCCTCGTCGAGCCGCTGCGGCTGCTGTTCAAGGACGAGGTGCGCGCCGTCGGGCGGGAGTTGGGCCTACCGGAGGAAATCGTTGCGCGCCAACCCTTTCCGGGTCCAGGCCTGGGCATTCGGATCGTCGGCGAGGTCACCGCTGGGCGCCTGGACACGTTGCGGCGCGCCGACTCGATCGCGCGCGAGGAACTCACCGCCGCCGGTTTGGACAACCTGATCTGGCAGTGCCCGGTGGTGCTGCTGGCCGACGTCCGCTCGGTCGGCGTGCAGGGCGACAACCGCACCTACGGGCACCCGATCGTGCTGCGGCCGGTGTCCAGTGAGGATGCCATGACCGCCGACTGGACGCGGGTGCCCTACGAGGTGCTGGAGCGCATCTCGACCCGGATCACCAACGAGGTGCCCGAGGTCAACCGCGTGGTGCTGGACATCACCAGCAAGCCGCCGGGCACCATCGAGTGGGAATAG
- a CDS encoding DNA polymerase Y family protein has translation MDWPAVAAAAAAGLPATAPVAVTLANRVIACSSAARAAGVRRGLRRREAAARCPQLHVATADADRDARFFEGVIAAVDDLVPRAEVLRPGLMVLPVRGAARYFGSEAHAAERLIDAVAVSSAAGAECQVGIADQLPTAVFAARAGRVVEPGGDARFLSVLSIRQLATEPSLSGPGREELADLLWRMGIRTIGRFAALSRTDVASRFGADGVAAHRFARGEPERGPSGREPPPELEAVLDCDPPIDRVDAAAFAGRSLAGTLHRALMAAGVGCTRLAIHAVTANGEELTRVWRCAEPLTEDATADRVRWQLDGWLSNRTASRRPLDAPVTLLRLHAVEVVSAEALQLPLWGGLGEEDRLRARRALVRVQGLLGPEAVLVPVLSGGRGPAERITLIPLGDEAAPGADPGLPWPGQLPEPSPAVLLDDPVELLDLQGNPVRVSGRGMFSADPALLTVRGRDERVCWWAGPWLVDERWWDPDLTQGRTARAQVLLEGERAFLLCYRQRRWCLEGSYE, from the coding sequence ATGGACTGGCCCGCGGTCGCGGCGGCAGCAGCGGCGGGTCTGCCCGCGACGGCCCCGGTCGCGGTCACCCTGGCCAACCGGGTGATCGCCTGTTCGTCGGCTGCCCGCGCGGCGGGGGTGCGGCGGGGGTTGCGACGGCGGGAGGCGGCGGCCCGTTGTCCGCAACTGCACGTCGCGACCGCCGACGCCGACCGCGACGCCCGCTTCTTCGAAGGGGTGATCGCGGCGGTGGACGATCTGGTGCCCCGCGCCGAGGTGCTGCGGCCCGGGCTCATGGTGCTGCCGGTGCGTGGGGCGGCCCGCTATTTCGGGTCCGAGGCCCACGCCGCCGAACGGCTGATCGACGCGGTGGCCGTGAGTTCAGCGGCTGGCGCCGAGTGTCAGGTCGGGATCGCCGACCAGTTGCCCACCGCGGTCTTCGCCGCGCGGGCGGGCCGGGTCGTGGAGCCGGGAGGCGACGCAAGGTTTCTGTCGGTGCTGTCGATCCGGCAGCTGGCCACCGAGCCGAGCCTGTCCGGTCCGGGGCGAGAAGAACTGGCGGATCTGTTGTGGCGCATGGGGATTCGTACCATCGGGCGGTTCGCCGCGCTGTCACGCACCGACGTGGCTTCCCGGTTCGGCGCCGACGGGGTGGCCGCGCACCGGTTCGCCCGCGGCGAACCCGAGCGGGGACCGTCCGGGCGGGAACCGCCGCCGGAACTCGAGGCCGTGCTGGACTGCGATCCGCCGATCGATCGGGTCGATGCCGCGGCGTTTGCCGGGCGCTCGCTGGCCGGCACGCTGCACCGGGCGCTGATGGCCGCCGGCGTGGGTTGCACCCGGCTGGCCATTCATGCCGTCACCGCCAACGGTGAAGAGCTGACCCGGGTGTGGCGGTGCGCCGAGCCGTTGACCGAGGACGCCACCGCCGATCGGGTGCGCTGGCAACTGGACGGGTGGTTGAGCAATCGGACCGCCTCTCGTCGTCCTCTCGATGCGCCGGTGACACTGCTGCGGCTGCACGCGGTGGAGGTGGTGTCGGCCGAGGCGTTGCAGTTGCCGTTGTGGGGTGGCCTCGGCGAGGAGGACCGGCTGCGGGCGCGCCGGGCGCTGGTGCGGGTGCAGGGCTTGCTCGGTCCGGAGGCGGTGTTGGTGCCGGTGTTGTCGGGTGGTCGCGGGCCTGCCGAGCGGATCACGTTGATCCCGCTGGGTGATGAGGCGGCGCCGGGCGCCGATCCGGGGTTGCCGTGGCCCGGTCAGCTGCCGGAGCCGTCGCCGGCGGTGTTGCTCGACGATCCGGTGGAATTGCTTGATCTCCAGGGGAATCCGGTAAGGGTGAGCGGTCGGGGGATGTTTTCGGCCGACCCCGCGCTGTTGACGGTGCGGGGTCGAGACGAGCGGGTGTGCTGGTGGGCGGGACCCTGGTTGGTCGACGAGCGGTGGTGGGATCCCGACCTGACCCAGGGGCGCACCGCCCGCGCTCAGGTCTTGCTGGAGGGGGAGCGGGCGTTTCTGCTGTGCTACCGCCAGCGGCGCTGGTGCCTGGAGGGCAGCTACGAGTAA